Proteins co-encoded in one Verrucomicrobiota bacterium JB022 genomic window:
- a CDS encoding TonB-dependent receptor, translating into MSRFLQLSTLSLAACAFSPLALAQANGEESNEPVYDLAEYPVQASADASAEGLTLPYAGGQVARGGRIGLLGSRDLLETPFSLTAYTSEFIQNQQAESVGDVLLNDPAVRVARGFGNLQQLYLVRGLPIYSDDMAYNGLYGLLPRQYLAAELIERVEVMRGANTFLNGAAPGGSGLGGAVNVMPKRAPSDPLTALTTGIQSGGQLYVAADVARRFQDDQVGVRVNVANRNGGTVVDGESVKTTVGAIGLDFRADKFRLSADLGYQNNEIEGSMPSITFAFTPARTSEPTRILKAPKADSAIAQPWTYSDEEDVFGTLRGEYDVSEYVTVWGAAGARKGMEASSFANPNVRDASGYTEASRFDTGREDVVLTGEIGARASFETGSFGHEITVTGAAHQFKSKNAYAMSAGDAVISNIYNPVPQAAPAADWFTGGEVSDPQETERTKMSSVAIAYQLSALEERLLVTAGWRYQSIDTKSYLYSVGSRGALSARYDEGKATPVGGVLFKLTEQVSVYGNYIEGLVKGDVANATNNGLPVPNAGEVLAPLDTTQYEVGVKADFGRFGGSLGLFKSDKPVAGYDADNYFRVLDGQDNYGIELSVYGELFESLKVLGGISLLDAELENGMNAIGSPEKQANLGLEWMLPFVDGLSVDGRVIYTSSQFADAANTLEVPSWVRYDLGLRYSLPVGQDQLLTLRARVENVADKDYWASAGGYPNAGYLTVGAPRTFMASATLSF; encoded by the coding sequence ATGAGCCGATTCCTTCAGCTTTCCACCCTTTCCCTCGCTGCGTGTGCGTTCAGCCCGCTCGCTTTGGCGCAAGCCAATGGGGAAGAATCCAACGAGCCGGTTTACGACCTGGCCGAATACCCGGTGCAGGCCAGTGCCGACGCTTCGGCGGAAGGGCTTACGCTCCCCTACGCCGGCGGTCAGGTGGCGCGTGGGGGCCGGATCGGCCTGCTCGGCAGCCGCGACTTGCTGGAGACGCCTTTCAGCCTCACGGCTTACACCAGCGAGTTCATCCAGAACCAGCAGGCCGAGAGCGTGGGCGATGTGTTGCTCAACGACCCGGCGGTGCGCGTGGCTCGTGGCTTCGGCAACCTTCAGCAGCTCTACCTTGTGCGCGGCCTGCCGATCTACTCCGACGACATGGCCTACAACGGCCTTTACGGCCTGCTGCCCCGCCAATACCTTGCGGCGGAGCTGATCGAGCGCGTGGAAGTGATGCGCGGGGCCAATACCTTCCTCAATGGCGCAGCCCCGGGCGGCAGCGGCCTGGGCGGCGCCGTCAATGTGATGCCCAAGCGCGCCCCGAGCGACCCGCTGACGGCTTTGACCACAGGTATCCAGTCGGGCGGCCAACTCTACGTGGCGGCCGATGTGGCCCGTCGCTTCCAGGACGACCAGGTGGGCGTGCGCGTGAATGTGGCCAACCGCAACGGCGGGACGGTGGTCGACGGCGAGTCGGTCAAGACGACCGTCGGCGCGATCGGTCTGGATTTCCGTGCCGACAAGTTTCGCCTCTCCGCCGATCTCGGTTACCAGAACAACGAGATCGAGGGCTCCATGCCCAGCATCACGTTTGCGTTTACCCCGGCCCGGACTTCCGAACCGACGCGTATCCTGAAGGCCCCCAAGGCGGATTCCGCCATCGCCCAACCTTGGACCTACTCCGATGAGGAAGACGTCTTCGGTACCTTGCGCGGCGAATACGACGTGAGCGAGTATGTGACGGTGTGGGGTGCTGCCGGCGCGCGCAAGGGCATGGAGGCTTCCAGCTTTGCCAACCCCAATGTGCGAGACGCTTCCGGCTACACCGAGGCCAGCCGCTTTGATACGGGCCGCGAAGATGTGGTGCTGACCGGCGAGATCGGTGCTCGTGCTAGCTTCGAAACCGGCTCGTTTGGCCACGAGATCACCGTCACGGGGGCCGCTCACCAGTTCAAGTCGAAGAACGCCTACGCGATGTCGGCCGGCGATGCCGTCATCAGCAATATTTACAACCCGGTGCCGCAGGCCGCTCCGGCGGCAGACTGGTTTACCGGAGGTGAGGTTTCCGATCCGCAGGAGACGGAGCGGACCAAGATGTCGAGTGTGGCGATCGCCTACCAGCTTTCGGCCCTGGAGGAACGCCTGCTGGTGACGGCGGGCTGGCGCTACCAAAGCATCGACACCAAGAGCTACCTCTATTCGGTCGGCTCGCGCGGCGCCCTGAGCGCCCGGTACGACGAGGGCAAGGCTACCCCGGTGGGCGGCGTGCTCTTCAAGCTGACCGAGCAAGTGTCCGTCTACGGCAACTACATCGAGGGCCTGGTCAAGGGCGACGTTGCGAACGCGACCAACAATGGGCTCCCGGTGCCGAATGCAGGCGAAGTGCTCGCGCCCCTCGACACCACCCAGTATGAGGTGGGCGTAAAGGCCGACTTCGGGCGCTTTGGCGGCTCGCTGGGCCTGTTCAAGAGCGACAAGCCCGTGGCCGGCTACGATGCCGACAACTACTTCCGCGTGCTCGACGGGCAGGACAATTATGGCATCGAGCTCTCCGTCTATGGCGAGCTGTTTGAAAGCCTGAAGGTGCTCGGCGGTATCAGCCTGCTCGACGCAGAGCTGGAAAACGGCATGAACGCCATCGGCTCGCCCGAAAAGCAGGCCAACCTCGGCCTCGAGTGGATGCTGCCCTTCGTCGACGGCCTCTCGGTGGATGGTCGCGTGATCTACACCAGCAGCCAGTTTGCGGATGCCGCCAATACACTCGAAGTGCCTTCGTGGGTGCGTTACGACCTCGGCCTGCGCTACAGCCTGCCGGTGGGCCAGGACCAGTTGCTGACCCTGCGGGCACGCGTCGAAAACGTGGCCGACAAGGACTACTGGGCTTCTGCCGGAGGTTACCCCAATGCGGGCTACCTGACCGTCGGTGCGCCGCGCACCTTTATGGCCAGCGCGACGCTCAGCTTCTAG
- a CDS encoding ammonium transporter, producing the protein MAVSRYLRSPLLLSAGALLSAASPLLAQSDEVVPALPQSTADIMWLLIAAVLVFFMQAGFALVESGLTRAKNACNIMMKNLLDFCLGALAFWAIGYMLMYGESGNGLIGWDPSLLFLGSASAAQDFGLSAGWLFQVVFAATAATIVSGAMAERTKFRGYVAYSVLISAFIYPIAGHWIWSGSGWLGGMGMRDFAGSTVVHSVGAWAALAGAMILGPRLGKYTDTGEVRPIPGHNLPFATLGVFILWFGWFGFNAGSTLAAVDGIAHVAVTTTLAAAAGAIAATFTTWLRFGKPDLTMALNGTLAGLVGITAPCASVNTLSAVLIGLIAGIIVVFAILFIETKLKIDDPVGAISVHGICGAWGTLSIGLFGQSSIDALFWSEETAIKDGLFFGGGVSQLLIQLAGVASVFVFAFGTAYAVFFAIDRLFGLRVSPEEEMEGLDLGEHGNEAYADFTQYQDSPELLATAKPAPITSI; encoded by the coding sequence ATGGCTGTTTCACGCTATCTCCGCTCGCCCCTCCTGCTTTCAGCGGGCGCTCTGCTCTCCGCGGCTTCGCCCCTTCTCGCCCAGAGCGACGAGGTGGTGCCCGCGCTGCCCCAATCGACGGCCGACATCATGTGGCTGCTGATCGCAGCGGTGCTCGTCTTCTTCATGCAAGCGGGCTTCGCCCTGGTCGAATCGGGCCTCACGCGCGCCAAGAACGCGTGCAATATCATGATGAAGAACCTGCTCGACTTCTGCCTCGGGGCACTGGCGTTCTGGGCCATCGGCTACATGCTGATGTATGGCGAGAGCGGCAACGGCCTGATCGGCTGGGATCCGAGCCTGCTCTTCCTCGGCAGTGCCAGTGCGGCGCAGGACTTCGGGCTCAGCGCGGGCTGGCTCTTCCAGGTGGTGTTTGCCGCCACCGCCGCGACGATCGTCTCCGGCGCGATGGCCGAGCGCACAAAGTTCCGCGGCTACGTGGCCTACTCGGTGCTGATCTCGGCCTTCATCTACCCGATCGCGGGCCACTGGATCTGGTCGGGCAGCGGCTGGCTCGGCGGCATGGGCATGCGAGACTTCGCGGGCTCGACGGTCGTGCACTCGGTCGGTGCCTGGGCGGCCCTCGCCGGCGCGATGATCCTGGGGCCGCGCCTCGGCAAGTATACCGATACGGGTGAAGTGCGTCCCATCCCGGGCCACAACCTGCCGTTCGCAACCCTCGGTGTGTTTATCCTCTGGTTTGGCTGGTTCGGCTTCAACGCCGGCTCCACCTTGGCGGCAGTCGACGGGATCGCCCACGTGGCGGTGACGACGACTTTGGCGGCGGCGGCGGGCGCCATTGCGGCGACCTTCACCACCTGGCTGCGCTTCGGCAAGCCCGACCTCACGATGGCGCTCAACGGCACACTGGCTGGCCTGGTGGGCATCACCGCCCCCTGCGCTTCGGTCAATACCCTTTCCGCCGTGCTTATCGGCCTGATCGCCGGCATCATCGTGGTCTTCGCGATCCTCTTCATCGAAACCAAGCTCAAGATCGACGACCCCGTCGGTGCGATCAGCGTGCACGGCATCTGCGGTGCCTGGGGCACGCTCTCCATCGGCCTCTTCGGCCAAAGCTCGATCGACGCGCTTTTCTGGAGCGAAGAGACGGCGATCAAGGACGGTCTCTTCTTCGGCGGCGGCGTCAGCCAGCTGCTGATCCAGCTCGCCGGGGTGGCCAGCGTCTTCGTCTTTGCCTTCGGCACCGCCTACGCCGTGTTCTTCGCCATCGACCGCCTCTTCGGCCTGCGGGTCTCCCCCGAGGAAGAAATGGAAGGCCTCGACCTGGGCGAGCACGGCAACGAAGCCTATGCGGACTTCACCCAGTATCAGGACTCACCCGAGCTGCTGGCCACGGCCAAGCCGGCCCCGATCACTTCTATCTAG
- the hisC gene encoding histidinol-phosphate transaminase — protein sequence MPLSDYAAPHVRDLHAYVPGTQPSGDGWIKLNTNELPYPCSPAVAQAVMAEMTRLPLYPSPTSAPLRAAVADLHGLTPEQVIVGNGSDDLLNLLVRVFGGQTVQTFPSYSLYPVLVSIENGKLQTVPFAEDMKLPVDELAALKGSILFLTTPNAPTGVAFPRDDVGRLCEKFDGIVVADEAYADFAERDCRPLLDKHANLVITRTFSKSYGLAGLRVGYALANAEVIGLLDRVRDSYNVNRLSQAGALAALRDQDYLREVVRKVKRTRDTFRQRCQARGWFTYASQSNFVFTRPETAGGQHSPELAQNLFEHLKARKILVRYFGSHPFTASFLRISIGTEEQMTTLNDAIDQWQPNA from the coding sequence ATGCCACTTTCCGACTACGCAGCGCCGCATGTGCGAGACCTGCATGCCTACGTGCCGGGCACCCAGCCCAGCGGCGACGGCTGGATCAAGCTGAACACCAACGAGCTGCCCTACCCGTGCAGCCCGGCGGTCGCCCAGGCCGTGATGGCCGAGATGACGCGCCTGCCGCTCTACCCCAGCCCCACCAGCGCCCCCCTGCGCGCGGCCGTGGCCGACTTGCATGGTCTCACGCCCGAGCAGGTGATCGTGGGCAACGGGTCCGACGACCTGCTCAACCTGCTGGTGCGCGTCTTCGGAGGCCAAACCGTCCAGACCTTCCCCAGCTACTCGCTCTACCCCGTGCTGGTGTCGATCGAAAACGGCAAGCTGCAGACCGTGCCCTTCGCCGAAGACATGAAGCTGCCGGTCGACGAACTGGCGGCGCTCAAAGGCAGCATCCTCTTCCTCACCACGCCCAACGCCCCCACCGGTGTCGCCTTCCCGCGCGACGACGTGGGCCGCCTGTGCGAAAAGTTCGACGGCATCGTGGTGGCCGACGAAGCGTATGCCGACTTCGCCGAGCGCGACTGCCGCCCCCTGCTCGACAAGCACGCCAACCTCGTCATTACCCGCACCTTCTCCAAGAGCTACGGCCTCGCCGGCCTGCGCGTCGGCTACGCCCTCGCCAACGCCGAAGTCATCGGCCTGCTCGACCGCGTGCGCGACAGCTACAACGTCAACCGCCTCTCCCAGGCCGGAGCCCTCGCCGCCCTGCGCGACCAGGACTACCTCCGCGAAGTCGTACGCAAGGTAAAGCGCACCCGCGACACCTTCCGCCAACGCTGCCAGGCCCGCGGCTGGTTCACCTACGCCAGCCAGAGCAACTTCGTCTTCACCCGCCCGGAGACGGCCGGCGGCCAGCACAGCCCCGAGCTTGCCCAAAACCTCTTCGAGCACCTCAAGGCCCGGAAGATCCTCGTGCGCTACTTCGGCAGCCACCCCTTCACCGCCTCCTTCCTGCGCATCTCCATCGGCACGGAAGAACAGATGACTACCCTCAACGACGCAATCGACCAATGGCAGCCCAACGCGTAG
- the hisB gene encoding imidazoleglycerol-phosphate dehydratase HisB, giving the protein MAAQRVAEIQRDTTETQIRLRLNLDGTGDKQIATGIPFLDHMLELFARHGMFDLSVKAAGDLAVDYHHTVEDVGIVLGEALKKALGDKKGIRRYGFFILPMDECLSRVALDLSNRPYLVYDVAARGNIRDFNLLLVREFFQGFANAAGANVHIKLEYGEEPHHVAECIFKCFARALDAATEIDPRQKDSLPSTKGLLV; this is encoded by the coding sequence ATGGCAGCCCAACGCGTAGCCGAAATCCAGCGCGACACCACCGAAACGCAGATCCGCCTGCGCCTCAACCTCGACGGCACCGGCGACAAGCAGATCGCCACCGGCATCCCCTTCCTCGACCATATGCTGGAGCTCTTTGCGCGCCACGGCATGTTCGACCTCAGCGTGAAGGCGGCGGGAGACCTCGCGGTCGATTATCACCACACGGTGGAAGACGTCGGCATCGTACTCGGCGAAGCGCTTAAAAAAGCTCTCGGCGACAAGAAGGGCATCCGCCGCTACGGCTTCTTCATCCTCCCGATGGACGAGTGCCTCAGCCGCGTCGCGCTCGACCTCAGCAACCGCCCCTACCTCGTCTACGACGTGGCCGCACGCGGCAACATCCGCGACTTCAACCTGCTGCTCGTACGCGAATTCTTCCAGGGCTTCGCCAACGCCGCCGGTGCCAACGTGCACATCAAGCTCGAATACGGCGAAGAGCCCCACCACGTCGCCGAATGCATCTTCAAGTGCTTCGCCCGCGCCCTCGACGCCGCCACCGAGATCGACCCCCGCCAAAAAGACAGCCTCCCCTCCACCAAGGGCCTGCTCGTCTAG
- a CDS encoding mechanosensitive ion channel encodes MNDFNEMLVSVSDWLAINGLDFLIHLVASLVVFVIGRMLASWLTTVCKMQMTRAKLDDTLVGFLGNIVHAVLVVAVVLISLDILGVQTTSLIAILGAAGLAVALALQGSLSNFAAGVMLIIFRPFKSGQFVEAGGVTGVVEEIKVFQTYMRTGDNKQIIVPNSNIVNSNITNFSAKETRRIDFTFGVGYDDDIKKVKQVLTELVQKDERILKDPAPTIGLLTLNESSVDFVVRPWVKAADYWPVYWDMMENVKTRFDEEGITIPYPQRDVHHYNMEAKKPEDRSSGGAGFSQGIDPKPPTQS; translated from the coding sequence ATGAATGATTTCAATGAAATGCTGGTCAGCGTCTCCGACTGGCTGGCCATCAACGGCTTGGATTTTCTGATCCACCTCGTCGCGTCACTGGTCGTCTTCGTCATCGGGCGTATGCTCGCCAGCTGGCTGACGACCGTCTGCAAGATGCAGATGACGCGGGCGAAGCTGGACGATACGCTGGTCGGCTTCCTCGGCAACATCGTTCACGCGGTGCTCGTGGTGGCGGTCGTCCTGATCTCGCTCGACATCCTCGGGGTGCAGACGACCTCGCTCATCGCGATCCTCGGTGCCGCTGGCCTGGCCGTAGCCCTCGCGCTGCAAGGCTCGCTCTCCAACTTCGCCGCCGGGGTGATGCTGATCATCTTCCGCCCCTTCAAGTCCGGCCAGTTTGTGGAGGCCGGCGGTGTGACGGGTGTGGTCGAAGAGATCAAAGTGTTCCAGACCTACATGCGCACGGGTGACAACAAGCAGATCATCGTGCCCAACTCGAACATCGTAAACAGCAACATCACCAACTTCTCCGCCAAGGAGACCCGCCGGATCGACTTTACCTTTGGCGTGGGCTACGACGACGACATCAAGAAGGTGAAGCAGGTGCTGACCGAGCTGGTGCAGAAGGACGAGCGCATCCTCAAGGACCCGGCCCCGACGATCGGACTGCTGACGCTCAACGAGAGCAGCGTGGACTTTGTTGTGCGCCCTTGGGTGAAGGCCGCCGACTACTGGCCCGTCTATTGGGACATGATGGAAAACGTGAAGACCCGCTTCGACGAAGAGGGCATCACCATCCCCTACCCGCAGCGCGACGTGCACCACTACAACATGGAGGCCAAGAAGCCCGAAGACCGCAGCTCCGGCGGCGCTGGCTTCAGCCAAGGCATCGACCCGAAGCCGCCGACCCAGAGCTAA